A single Brassica rapa cultivar Chiifu-401-42 chromosome A04, CAAS_Brap_v3.01, whole genome shotgun sequence DNA region contains:
- the LOC103865126 gene encoding 40S ribosomal protein S3-2, whose product MATQISKKRKFVADGVFYAELNEVLTRELAEDGYSGVEVRVTPMKTEIIIRATRTQNVLGEKGRRIRELTSLVQKRFRFPQDSVELYAEKVANRGLCAIAQAESLRYKLLGGLAVRRACYGVLRFVMESGAKGCEVIVSGKLRAARAKSMKFKDGYMVSSGQPTKDYIDSAVRHVLLRQGVLGIKVKVMLDWDPKGINGPKTPLPDVVIIHSPKEEEVNSAPAQVDAPAAFVPEAPLTAVDYPEMIPVA is encoded by the exons ATGGCAACGCAAATCAGCAAGAAGAGAAAG TTTGTAGCGGACGGTGTGTTCTACGCCGAGTTGAACGAAGTTCTGACTAGGGAGCTAGCAGAGGATGGATACTCAGGTGTGGAGGTTAGGGTTACTCCAATGAAGACTGAGATTATCATCAGAGCCACCCGTACTCAAAACGTTCTCG GTGAGAAGGGGAGGAGGATTAGGGAGCTGACATCACTTGTGCAGAAGAGATTCAGATTCCCTCAAGACAGTGTTGAGCTTTACGCTGAGAAGGTTGCCAACAGAGGCCTCTGCGCCATTGCTCAGGCTGAGTCTCTCCGTTACAAGCTCCTCGGTGGCCTTGCCGTTCGCAG GGCATGCTATGGTGTCTTGAGATTCGTCATGGAGAGCGGAGCTAAGGGTTGTGAG GTGATCGTGAGTGGAAAGCTACGTGCAGCACGTGCCAAGTCCATGAAATTCAAGGACGGTTACATGGTTTCCTCTGGTCAACCTACCAAGGACTACATCGACTCTGCTGTCAGACATGTTCTCCTTAGACAG GGCGTGCTCGGAATCAAGGTGAAGGTCATGCTTGACTGGGACCCTAAGGGAATAAATGGACCAAAGACACCATTGCCTGATGTTGTCATCATCCATTCTCCCAAGGAAGAAGAAGTAAACTCTGCACCTGCTCAGGTTGATGCTCCGGCTGCTTTTGTACCCGAAGCTCCCCTCACTGCCGTAGATTACCCTGAGATGATCCCTGTCGCCTAG
- the LOC103865130 gene encoding GDSL esterase/lipase At2g31540, with amino-acid sequence MSTSNTITFILFIATTLLASSNAADNATTQPLFPAILIFGDSTVDTGNNNYPINTFFRATHLPYGIDLPNHEANGRFSNGKLIPDILAAKYNIKQLVPPFLQPNLSDQDIVTGVCFASAGAGYDDLTSLSTQAIPVSEQPNMFKSYIARLKSIVGDKKAMEIINNALVVISAGTNDFILNYYTIPTRRLQYHHVSSYQDFILKRLDNLIGELYSLGCRNIVIGGLPPIGCLPIQMTAKFRNIFRFCLEQENKDSVVYNQKLQKQIPQMQASLTGSKILYADIYNPIYDMMQNPGKYGFKETKRGCCGTGFLETSFMCNVLSQTCDNHSEFLFFDSIHPSEATYNYIGDLLDTQIREWIAA; translated from the exons atgtctaCATCTAATACCATAACCTTCATTCTATTCATCGCAACAACACTTCTCGCGTCCAGCAACGCAGCCGATAACGCCACAACGCAACCGCTATTCCCAGCGATTCTAATCTTCGGCGACTCAACCGTGGACACAGGGAACAACAACTACCctataaacacattcttcagAGCTACACATCTACCTTACGGCATTGATCTCCCAAACCATGAAGCTAACGGAAGATTCTCAAACGGAAAACTAATCCCCGACATACTCGCAGCCAAATACAACATCAAACAGCTTGTTCCTCCTTTCTTACAACCAAATCTCTCCGACCAAGATATTGTAACTGGAGTCTGTTTTGCATCAGCCGGAGCGGGCTACGATGACCTAACAAGTCTCTCCACTCAGGCGATTCCTGTCTCCGAACAACCTAACATGTTCAAGAGCTACATTGCTCGTCTTAAGAGTATCGTGGGAGACAAGAAAGCTATGGAGATTATCAACAATGCCTTGGTGGTTATAAGTGCAGGGACTAACGATTTCATCTTGAATTATTACACTATTCCTACAAGGCGTCTTCAGTACCATCATGTCTCTAGCTACCAAGACTTTATTCTTAAGAGGCTTGACAATCTCATTGGG GAGCTATATAGTTTAGGTTGCAGAAATATTGTGATCGGAGGTTTACCTCCTATTGGTTGCTTACCGATCCAAATGACTGCTAAGTTCCGCAACATCTTTAGGTTTTGCTTAGAACAAGAGAACAAAGACTCTGTGGTATACAATCAGAAGCTTCAAAAGCAAATACCCCAGATGCAAGCATCTCTTACCGGAAGCAAGATCCTCTACGCTGATATATATAACCCTATCTATGACATGATGCAAAACCCTGGCAAATACG GGTTCAAGGAGACGAAGAGAGGATGTTGTGGAACAGGGTTTCTGGAGACGAGCTTCATGTGTAATGTTCTTTCTCAAACGTGTGACAATCACTCGGAGTTTTTGTTCTTTGACTCCATTCATCCATCAGAAGCTACCTATAATTACATAGGAGACTTGCTTGATACTCAGATCCGTGAGTGGATTGCGGCTTAA
- the LOC103865131 gene encoding probable E3 ubiquitin-protein ligase ARI7 isoform X2 has protein sequence MVSFQKNFCVLKEEDILKHQMDAIERVSVVLSITEVEASILLRYFHWSVGKVHDEWFADEERVRNTVGILERPVVPPSDDTELTCGICFDPYPPEKIASVSCGHPFCTTCWTGYISTTINDGPGCLMLRCPDPSCLAAVGHDMVDKLASEEDKEKYNRYYLRSYIEDNRKMKWCPAPGCEYAIDFVAGSGNYDVSCLCSFSFCWNCTEEAHRPVDCSTVSKWILKNSAESENMNWILANSKPCPRCKRPIEKNQGCMHMTCTPPCKYEFCWLCLGAWMDHGERTGGFYACNRYEVAKQEGQYDETERRREMAKNSLERYTHYYERWASNQTSRQKAVTDLQQLQTHNLEKLSDKQCTPESQLKFILEAWLQIIECRRVLKWTYAYGYYLPDHEHAKRQFFEYLQGEAESGLERLHQCVEKDLLQFLNADGPSKDFNDFRTKLAGLTSVTKNYFENLVKALENGLADVDSHAACSSKSTSSKSTGCSSKTRGKGKGSSRTGGS, from the exons ATGGTTTCCTTCCAGAAAAACTTTTGTGTTCTGAAGGAGGAAGATATTCTCAAGCACCAGATGGATGCTATTGAGCGAGTTTCCGTCGTCCTCTCAATAACTGAAGTCGAAGCCAGTATCCTGCTTCGTTACTTTCACTG GAGTGTTGGTAAAGTTCATGATGAATGGTTTGCGGATGAAGAGAGAGTCAGGAATACTGTGGGTATATTGGAGAGACCTGTTGTTCCACCATCTGATGACACAGAG CTTACATGTGGAATCTGTTTTGATCCGTACCCTCCTGAGAAAATTGCTTCGGTTTCTTGTGGACATCCTTTCTGCACTACGTGCTGGACAG GTTACATAAGCACAACCATTAACGACGGCCCAGGATGTTTGATGCTAAGGTGTCCTGACCCATCTTGTCTAGCTGCTGTTGGACATGACATGGTTGACAAACTAGCGTCTGAAGAAGATAAGGAGAAGTACAATAGATACTATCTTAGGTCCTATATTGAAGACAACAGAAAG ATGAAGTGGTGTCCTGCCCCGGGGTGTGAATATGCTATTGATTTTGTTGCCGGGTCTGGAAACTATGATGTTTCTTGCCTTTGCTCGTTTAGCTTTTGCTGGAAT TGCACAGAGGAGGCTCACCGACCTGTGGATTGTAGCACAGTTTCAAAATGGATATTAAAGAACAGTGCTGAGTCTGAAAATATGAATTG GATACTTGCCAATTCAAAGCCTTGTCCAAGATGCAAGCGGCCAATTGAAAAAAACCAGGGCTGTATGCATATGACATGCACACCGCCTTGTAAATATGAATTTTGTTG GCTTTGTCTTGGTGCGTGGATGGATCATGGGGAAAGAACTGGTGGTTTTTATGCTTGTAACCGGTACGAGGTTGCCAAGCAAGAAGGGCAG TATGATGAGACTGAAAGGAGGAGAGAGATGGCAAAAAATTCACTAGAGAGATACACACATTACTATGAACGCTGGGCAAGCAATCAAACG TCGAGGCAGAAGGCTGTGACAGATCTGCAGCAATTGCAGACGCATAAT CTTGAGAAGCTTAGTGATAAGCAGTGCACACCAGAATCTCAGCTCAAATTCATCTTAGAAGCTTGGCTTCAG ATCATTGAATGTAGGCGAGTGTTGAAATGGACATATGCATATGGCTACTACCTACCGGATCATGAACATGCCAAGCGACAATTTTTCGAGTATTTGCAAG GGGAGGCTGAGTCTGGTTTGGAGAGGCTCCATCAATGCGTAGAGAAGGACTTGCTTCAATTTCTCAACGCAGATGGCCCATCAAAAGATTTCAATGATTTCCGGACAAAACTAGCTGGTTTGACCAG CGTAACGAAAAACTACTTTGAGAACTTGGTGAAAGCTCTGGAGAACGGTCTTGCTGATGTGGACTCGCACGCGGCTTGCAGCAGCAAATCAACTAGCTCTAAATCAACAGGTTGCAGTAGCAAAACAAGAGGTAAAGGCAAAGGAAGTTCCAGAACTGGTGGATCTTAA
- the LOC103865131 gene encoding probable E3 ubiquitin-protein ligase ARI7 isoform X1 has translation MVSFQKNFCVLKEEDILKHQMDAIERVSVVLSITEVEASILLRYFHWSVGKVHDEWFADEERVRNTVGILERPVVPPSDDTELTCGICFDPYPPEKIASVSCGHPFCTTCWTGYISTTINDGPGCLMLRCPDPSCLAAVGHDMVDKLASEEDKEKYNRYYLRSYIEDNRKMKWCPAPGCEYAIDFVAGSGNYDVSCLCSFSFCWNCTEEAHRPVDCSTVSKWILKNSAESENMNWILANSKPCPRCKRPIEKNQGCMHMTCTPPCKYEFCWLCLGAWMDHGERTGGFYACNRYEVAKQEGQVRPGYDETERRREMAKNSLERYTHYYERWASNQTSRQKAVTDLQQLQTHNLEKLSDKQCTPESQLKFILEAWLQIIECRRVLKWTYAYGYYLPDHEHAKRQFFEYLQGEAESGLERLHQCVEKDLLQFLNADGPSKDFNDFRTKLAGLTSVTKNYFENLVKALENGLADVDSHAACSSKSTSSKSTGCSSKTRGKGKGSSRTGGS, from the exons ATGGTTTCCTTCCAGAAAAACTTTTGTGTTCTGAAGGAGGAAGATATTCTCAAGCACCAGATGGATGCTATTGAGCGAGTTTCCGTCGTCCTCTCAATAACTGAAGTCGAAGCCAGTATCCTGCTTCGTTACTTTCACTG GAGTGTTGGTAAAGTTCATGATGAATGGTTTGCGGATGAAGAGAGAGTCAGGAATACTGTGGGTATATTGGAGAGACCTGTTGTTCCACCATCTGATGACACAGAG CTTACATGTGGAATCTGTTTTGATCCGTACCCTCCTGAGAAAATTGCTTCGGTTTCTTGTGGACATCCTTTCTGCACTACGTGCTGGACAG GTTACATAAGCACAACCATTAACGACGGCCCAGGATGTTTGATGCTAAGGTGTCCTGACCCATCTTGTCTAGCTGCTGTTGGACATGACATGGTTGACAAACTAGCGTCTGAAGAAGATAAGGAGAAGTACAATAGATACTATCTTAGGTCCTATATTGAAGACAACAGAAAG ATGAAGTGGTGTCCTGCCCCGGGGTGTGAATATGCTATTGATTTTGTTGCCGGGTCTGGAAACTATGATGTTTCTTGCCTTTGCTCGTTTAGCTTTTGCTGGAAT TGCACAGAGGAGGCTCACCGACCTGTGGATTGTAGCACAGTTTCAAAATGGATATTAAAGAACAGTGCTGAGTCTGAAAATATGAATTG GATACTTGCCAATTCAAAGCCTTGTCCAAGATGCAAGCGGCCAATTGAAAAAAACCAGGGCTGTATGCATATGACATGCACACCGCCTTGTAAATATGAATTTTGTTG GCTTTGTCTTGGTGCGTGGATGGATCATGGGGAAAGAACTGGTGGTTTTTATGCTTGTAACCGGTACGAGGTTGCCAAGCAAGAAGGGCAGGTAAGACCTGGG TATGATGAGACTGAAAGGAGGAGAGAGATGGCAAAAAATTCACTAGAGAGATACACACATTACTATGAACGCTGGGCAAGCAATCAAACG TCGAGGCAGAAGGCTGTGACAGATCTGCAGCAATTGCAGACGCATAAT CTTGAGAAGCTTAGTGATAAGCAGTGCACACCAGAATCTCAGCTCAAATTCATCTTAGAAGCTTGGCTTCAG ATCATTGAATGTAGGCGAGTGTTGAAATGGACATATGCATATGGCTACTACCTACCGGATCATGAACATGCCAAGCGACAATTTTTCGAGTATTTGCAAG GGGAGGCTGAGTCTGGTTTGGAGAGGCTCCATCAATGCGTAGAGAAGGACTTGCTTCAATTTCTCAACGCAGATGGCCCATCAAAAGATTTCAATGATTTCCGGACAAAACTAGCTGGTTTGACCAG CGTAACGAAAAACTACTTTGAGAACTTGGTGAAAGCTCTGGAGAACGGTCTTGCTGATGTGGACTCGCACGCGGCTTGCAGCAGCAAATCAACTAGCTCTAAATCAACAGGTTGCAGTAGCAAAACAAGAGGTAAAGGCAAAGGAAGTTCCAGAACTGGTGGATCTTAA
- the LOC103865132 gene encoding calcium-dependent protein kinase 24, which yields MGSCVSSPLKGSPFRKRPARRRKSSKSKTSTNPRVDSSTNLSRRLIFQPPSRVLPEPIGDGIFVKYELGKELGRGEFGVTHECIEITTRERFACKRISKEKLRTEIDVEDVRREVEIMRSLPKHPNIVSFKEAFEDKDAVYLVMEICEGGELFDRIVSRGHYTERAAASVAKTILEVVKVCHEHGVIHRDLKPENFLFSNETETAQLKAIDFGLSIFFKPEKTLFNEIVGSPYYMAPEVLRRNYGPEVDVWSAGVILYILLCGVPPFWAETEEGIAHAIVRGNIDFERDPWPKVSAEAKELVKDMLDANPYSRLTVQEVLEHPWIQNAERAPNVNLGDNVRTKIQQFLLMNRFKKKVLRIVADNLPNKEIEEIVQMFRTMDTDKNGRLTFEELRDGLKKFGTVCPDGDVKMLMDAADTDGNGMLSCEEFVTLAIHLKRMGCDEHLQQAFKYFDKNGNGSIELDELKEALFDDDKLGQGGDQWIKDIFFDVDLNKDGRISFDEFKAMMKSGTDWKMASRQYSRALLNALSIKMFKEDGGNNGPKFHSMEFPVARKKANILDPKNKSMELVHSRTYKPSGLRN from the exons ATGGGAAGCTGCGTTTCGTCGCCATTGAAAGGTTCTCCTTTTAGGAAGAGACCGGCAAGAAGACGGAAAAGCAGTAAGAGCAAAACATCCACCAACCCTCGTGTCGATTCCTCAACTAATCTTTCTCGGAGATTGATTTTCCAGCCGCCGAGTCGTGTTCTTCCTGAGCCTATTGGAGATGGAATCTTCGTCAAGTATGAGTTGGGGAAAGAACTAGGCCGTGGTGAGTTTGGTGTCACTCATGAATGTATTGAGATCACCACTCGAGAAAG GTTTGCATGTAAGAGGATATCAAAAGAGAAGCTAAGGACGGAGATAGATGTTGAGGATGTAAGAAGAGAGGTAGAGATCATGAGAAGTTTGCCAAAACATCCAAACATTGTTAGCTTTAAAGAAGCTTTTGAGGACAAAGACGCTGTTTATCTTGTCATGGAGATTTGTGAAGGAGGAGAGCTTTTTGACCGTATTGTCTCTAGAGGTCATTACACTGAACGTGCCGCTGCTTCTGTCGCTAAAACCATTCTTGAAGTTGTCAAG GTATGTCATGAACATGGAGTGATTCATAGAGATCTTAAACCAGAGAACTTCCTCTTCTCCAACGAAACCGAGACTGCACAACTCAAAGCTATTGATTTTGGTCTCTCCATTTTCTTCAAACCTG AGAAAACTCTGTTCAACGAGATTGTGGGAAGTCCTTACTACATGGCTCCAGAGGTTTTGAGACGAAACTACGGTCCTGAGGTAGATGTTTGGAGTGCTGGTGTTATACTCTATATCTTGCTTTGTGGTGTTCCTCCCTTTTGGGCAGAAACTGAGGAAGGAATCGCGCATGCAATCGTGAGAGGGAACATCGATTTCGAGAGAGATCCTTGGCCAAAAGTCTCAGCTGAAGCCAAAGAGCTCGTTAAGGACATGCTTGATGCTAACCCTTATAGCAGACTCACAGTTCAAGAAGTGCTTG AACATCCATGGATACAGAACGCAGAGAGAGCACCAAATGTGAATCTTGGAGATAACGTGAGGACCAAGATTCAACAGTTCTTGTTGATGAACAGGTTCAAGAAGAAAGTCCTCAGg ATTGTAGCGGACAATTTACCAAACAAGGAGATAGAAGAGATAGTACAGATGTTTCGAACGATGGACACTGACAAGAACGGTCGCTTGACATTCGAGGAACTAAGAGACGGGCTAAAGAAGTTTGGAACAGTTTGTCCCGATGGCGATGTGAAAATGCTAATGGATGCAGCGGATACAGATGGGAATGGGATGTTGAGCTGTGAAGAGTTTGTGACTTTGGCAATACATTTGAAGAGAATGGGTTGTGATGAGCATTTGCAGCAAGCGTTCAAGTATTTTGACAAGAACGGTAATGGATCTATTGAGCTAGATGAGCTCAAGGAAGCTCTATTTGATGATGATAAGCTAGGCCAGGGTGGTGACCAGTGGATCAAAGATATCTTCTTTGACGTTGACCTCAACAAG GATGGAAGGATAAGCTTTGATGAGTTCAAGGCCATGATGAAATCAGGGACTGACTGGAAAATGGCGTCGAGGCAGTACTCTAGGGCATTGTTGAATGCTCTGAGCATCAAGATGTTCAAAGAAGATGGTGGGAACAATGGTCCAAAGTTTCATTCCATGGAGTTCCCTGTGGCGAGAAAGAAAGCAAATATACTTGATCCCAAGAACAAATCAATGGAGCTTGTCCACTCCAGAACCTATAAGCCCTCAGGTCTAAGAAACTAA